The DNA sequence TATTTGTCACCGCATCCGCAACCGATTGATCATCGGTCACATCGACCTTGAAGAACTGGCAGACCTTGTTTCCAAGTTCGCCACAGAGCGCGTTTCCTGCGACTTCGCTCAGATCGAAGAGCGCGACGCGTGCGCCCTGCTCAACAAAACTGCGCGCCGCAGCAGCGCCTAGTCCAGAGGCACCACCTGTAACCACAGCGACTTTTCCATCGAGTTTCATGTTCGCAAGCTCCTGACCTGCTATTGTCAGCTTTCAACTGCTCAAGTCTGGAGCAGCCTCCCTTCGATGGAAAGGAGGCTGCTACAAGACGATCAGAAATTTATACGGCCTTCGGCACCAATCACGCGCGGCTCTTCGATCCAGCCAACATACACGCCCGGGCTGAGTGGCGCGTCGACCGAGGCGGTATAGGTGGCTTCATCGGTTAGGTTGCGACCGAATACACGGAATTCGTAGCGGCCAAACTCCACCCCGACATGAGCATCGAATTTCGTATATCCTTCCTGAAACGCGTTCGGGTCGAGGTCGCCATCCAGGAACATCTCGTCCTTGAAGTTGGCTCCAATCCGGGCATTCAGATCGAAATTCTCGAAACTGCGATTGAAGGCGAGATAGACGTTACCACTGAACTCGGGCGCAAAGGCCCCGCGTTCGCCGGCAAGGTCCTTGGTACCCACACCTGCAGAATCCGGGCATGTGCCCAAGCCCGTTTCGATCACTGAACACCCTGCCCCTGGGAAGGACTGGAATTCGTGATCGAGATAGGCGAACGCACCGCCAATCTCGATTTCGTCGCTGAGAAGGAACTGGCCATCAAGTTCCAGCCCCTGCACTTGAAGTTCAGCCGCGTTCCCAACCACGAAGCTTGTCCCACTCCACGAGGTTACCTGCAGGTCTTCTAACTCGCTTCGGAAAATGATTGCCCCGATGCGAGCACGGTCACCCATGAACTGGTGCTTGATACCAGCTTCCCAAGCCGTGACTTTCTCATCCTCAAATTCATGACCCGGACGCGGGCTCCCATCCGGTTCCGCCGTGTCAGGACTGAAATTGTAACCACCAGATTTATAGCCAGTGGAATAGGAAATATAGGCCGACCCGTTGTCAGCATACTGCCAGCGCAGTTTTACAGATGGATCAAGATGATCTTCTGTTCGCGTATCGTTGAGGTCAGCAGCAAAGCGGTTGAGCAATGCGGCAAAAGTCGCTGCAGAGTTCAATCCATCTGCACCCCCAACAGTAGCGGCGGCGGTTAGATATTCGGTTAGATCGGCAGACCCGATCGTGTCTGCGGGTGTGACAAGGCCAACGAAGTCTCGGGGTGTGCCGGCTCCAACAACAACACTCTTATCGATGCTCTTCTCATCTTCGGAGTAACGCAAACCTAGTTCAAGTGTGACGCTGTCGGTCAGGTCAATGCCAAGCTCGCCAAAAAGCGCAATCGTTTCGGCTTGTTGATCGAAGAAAGTGCGTTGAGCAACGTTAACAATACCGCCGGGCAAAATCGATGTTGGCAAAACGCCAAATGTGCCATTGAACGCCGTTGTCTCTTCAATATAAGCATCCTGGTTTTCATAATACAGCCCGCCCAAGAAATTTATGCGCCCATCCCAGTCTGTGGCAATGCGAAGTTCCTGGCTAAACATGTCCAGTTCTTCTTCATCAAGATTTTGAATGAAGCTGACAGGCAGAAAATCCACATCGTGATGTTGAGCGAAATCGAAAGAGGAGTAGCCAGTAATCGAAGTGAGGGTAAAGTTATCGAACTCCCATTCTGCCTTCACAGATCCGCTCAATGATTCGGTTGTCTCCGTGTCGGAGATTGGAGGATCGCCGACACGGAATGCGGGATTGCCGCTGAAGCTGACATAAGCGGTATCGCCAGTAGAAACTCCAAAGTCTGGATGAAGCATTTGTGAGAGCGCTATCGTGCTAGGCGTCGGCAGGCGATCATCAATCGCATTAATGGTAAGCTCCTTACCGACCCCGTCCATTTCAAGATAGCTCAGTTTCGTCTCAACGTTTAAACTCTCCGTTGGTTGCCAGGCGAGCGTCGCCCGGGCGAACATGTCTTCGCGCTCGGCTTCGTCGCGATCAAAGACACGGTTCTCAACATATCCGTCAGTTGTCGTATAACGAATTGCCAACCGGCCTGCCAAATTATCCGCCAAGCCCGCGGAAAAGACGCCCGAGTAGCTTTGCGTATTGAATTCTGGTTCCCAGGTGACACCGACCCAACCATTGAGTTCCTCTCCGACTTCTGGCGAGGCCGTTTCAAGCTTGATCGCGCCAGCAACCGTGTTCTTACCGAATAGAACGCCTTGGGGCCCACGCAGAACCTCGACTTGCTGCAGGTCGAACTGGGACTGTGAGAATTGGCGGCTGCGCGGCTGATAAACGCCATCCACATAAAGGCCAACCGATTGCTCGAATCCCTTGTTGATACCAGATCCGACACCTCGGATAAAGATGTTCGAGGTTTGCGCTCCCCGACCGACCTGCAGGCCCGGCACGCGCGCGGAAATCTGCTCAAGGTTCGTGACCCCTTGCGCTTCCAGCTCTGCTCCGGAAACGGCGGTCACGGCCACCGGCGCATTGATCAGCGTCTCGTCCCGTTTACGTGCCGTAACAGTCACTGTTGTCAGTCTTGCTTCCCGCTCCGCTTCTGTTTCGGCAGGGACATCTGCCACTTGCCCATAGGCCGGCGTGGCAAGGGCAATGGCGATCGGCAAAATTGCTGCGCCGCTCAAATTGAGTCTAAACTTCTGGTTCATATATATCCTCCCAAGAGCCCTTTTGTGCTCCGTGTTTCCGTTCCCGCTATGATGCACAAGGACGCGAAAGTAGATTATGAACTCTGGTGAAAGATGGCTCTGTTAGAGTCATACCAGTTCACGCCAACAGATCGTCATTCCGCGATACGAGAGGGCCTTATCCTGCTCAAATCCTTCCATGCCCGACATCCGCGATCGTCCGACCAGATGACCTAGCCCCCTGAACAGCCTAGTTCTATAACTAAAACATGGCTGCAGTTCAGGGGGCTAGGTCACTCGGATATGGCGATATCACCCCTCAAGGGCATTACCCTCAAGCCGCCGCCGCGTTCGAGGCGGTCATTGGTGTTCTGTATACGGTAATATTGTTGTCTCGGTTGGTGGGCATGTACGGAACTCGCACCGCAACGAAACCATCGAGCCAGCGCCTGCTCGTGTGAAATGTATCCATACTTCCGAATCAAGACTTCTGAACCGAGAATTATGATGGGTCCATTTCTCCCGTCTAGGCGGCCGGCTCAGGCGCGGCAGACATTTTGCTGCTCACCTGCTCATTGAAATACTCCAATCGCCTCTGCCCCAGCGCATGCGCGATATCACGCTCCCCCTCAGGAATAGGTTCGGTCCGCGTAAGCCAATAGTACACAAAGTGCGACAGCGTGGCGTAAGTGTAGGCCAGGTCCTTTTCCATATCCGCCTGATGCTGATCGAAGGCGTCCATGCGGGCGAGCAAACGCTCTTCCAGCACTGAACGCGCTTCTGGATCGAACCATGCTCTCAGTGCGTCTTCAACGATCGCCGTTTTTGTCACCCCTGGCTTGTCAGCTGCCTCACACAGTTGCGCATAGAGCTTTGTCGAAATCCGTATGTTGACGCGCGGCTTTCCCATCCACTCAGAACCCCGGAAGGACGTCAGGATCGCCGCGATCTGCCGCTACGGCGCGTCTTACGGTTTCCAGATTTTGATCGCTGGTCGGATCAATCTCATCGTCTATGTTGGCGTCAGCACTTGGCTCGCGTACGCATTTTTCACGCGTATCATCATTCGTGTACTCAGGTTCTCTCGTCCGTTTCAGTGACACACTATCGGGTTGTCCGATATCTTTCTTAGCCTCCGGCTCCTGGAACGGCGGGGCCGCAACAATGGATGTCCATTCGGCGTCACATGCTTGGCCGCTCCATTCGACGGGCGCTGGTGACAAGACTCGTTTCGTAAAATTTGCGTCTTTGAAATAACAAAGCTTCCTGGCGAGCACGGGCGGCGCTCCGGACACCATGATAATTTCATCACTGGCAGAAAGTTGCATGACCTCGCCGGGCGTTATAAGCGCGCGCTGAGTTTCCTGGCGTGAAACCATCAAGTGAGAGAGCCAGGGCGCAAGCCGGTGACCGGTATAGTTCTTCTGCGAGCGGAGTTCCGTTGTTGTTCCGAGCGCATCAGAGACGCGCTTGGCGGTGCGTTCATCATTGGTCGCGAAAGCAATGCGCACATGACAATTATCCAGGATCGAATTATTGGGCCCGTAAGCCTTTTCGATCTGGTTCAGGGATTGAGCGATCAGATAGGCGCGGATGCCATAGCCTGCCATGAAGGCGAGTGCACTTTCAAAGAAGTCCAGCCGCCCGAGCGCAGGAAACTCATCCAGCATGAAGAGCAGTTTCCGGCGGTTCTTTTCGGGCAAATCTTCCGTCAGCCTGCGTCCAATCTGGTTAAGGATCAGCCGGATCAGCGGCTTCGTCCGAGACAGGTCGGATGGCGGGACGACCAGATAGAGCGAAAGCGGGCTCTCCCCTTCAACCAGGTCCTCGATGCGCCAGTCCGACCGGCTGGTGATTTCTGCGATCACGGGGTCACGATAAAGCGACAGGAAACTCATAGCCGTGGACAGAACCCCGGAGCGCTCATTCTCTGATTTGTTGAGAAGTTCTCGAGCGGCCTGCGCAACTATCGGATGCACCCCTCTCTCCCCCAGATGAGGCGTTGTCATCATGATACGGAGTGTGACGGCGAAGGAGCGTTTCGGATCGGACAGGAACCGCACGCAGCCGCTGAGTGTCTTGTCTGCTTCTGCATAAAGCACGTGCAGGATGACACCGACGAGCAAGGCATGTCCGGTCTTCTCCCAGTGGTTTCGGCGCTCCAGCGAGCCTTCAGGGTCAACCAGTATGTCAGCGATGTTCTGAACATCGCGTACTTCATGCTCGCCGCGGCGCACGCCCATAAGTGGATTATATTTCGGGGATCGCCGGTCGGTTGGATCAAACCGCACGCATCGGGAAAATCCGGATCGCCAGCCAGACGTGAGCTCCCAATTCTCGCCCTTGATGTCGTGGATGACGGCGCTGCCGGTCCAGGACAACAGGGTTGGTACAACCAGCCCCACGCCCTTGCCTGAACGCGTTGGTGCAAACGCCATGACATGTTCAGGGCCGTCATGACGCAGATAGCGCTTTTGCCAACGCCCCAGGAACACGCCTTTATCCGCAAACAATCCGGCGCGTTTCAAATCGGGTGCGCTGGCCCATCGCGCCGAGCCGTAAGTGGTGACATGGCGCTCGTGGCGACTGCGCAAGACAGAACCAATGATCGCCGCCAGAAAGCCGAGCGCCGAACCGGAGACCGCGATCAGCCCGCCACGTGCGAACACTTCCGGCGCATAGGCTTCATAGGCGTACCACCATTGGAACAGCCGCCACGGTTTATAGATTGGTGTTTCGCCTGCGATGAACCAGGGCGCGCCAAGCGCTGCCTGATGGCCAAGCGCGTCAGCGGTCATTTGTGTGGCGAGCCAGACCGCTCCGATGATCAGCGCGAACACCACCATGATCTGGCCAATGAGTATCTTTGTGCCGGTCATGGCGTGCCTCCTTGAAAGAGCAATTTGTCGTCTCCCAAGAATGATTGCTGAGACTGGTCTTGGACCAGCGGGATTCTGCGCCAATTCCCGCAGCGCCTTGCAAAGCCATCCAAGCCGTCTAGCGAGACAGCCCTCTGGAACGCCCCATATCCATGCTCCAGCCAATACCCGACGCGGTGCGTTTTATGGTCAGTTCTCGTCCCATTTGCCGACCAAGACTGCCACGCCATGGCACCAGCGCGAATTCCTTTGCGTTGCCAATGATCGCCATACGCCCGGCTGCAAGGTCGACATGCCCTTCGAGCTTGCCCTCAAACCGATCCCCTTTCGCCAGCTGAACAGAGGTTCGGCCTGAAGCGACTGCGATGGTGTCCCGCTCACGCTTCAGTTCCAGAGCGCGCAGCTTGCTTTTCTGCTCTTCCATGAGTTCTGATTGGCCCGCACCCAGATAGCCTTGTTCGCGGAGCCAGATCTGCCGACTTGCTTTCAAGTCCTTCAAGGTTTGCTGCTGCGCTGCTGCATCCTCTGACAGGTCGTCGATCCATGTTTCGCCGAGGCGGTCGATCTGCATCTTCGGTGAAAGCCAGGACAGGACACTCAATTTGACGCCGCCGGATCGGCCCGCCTCATATGCCGCTGCGCGCTCCAGAAAGTCTTCGCCAATGTGCCATTCACCGGTCGCAAGGCGCTCCCCAATACCCACACGCCGCAAAGCTTCGAGCCGCCGCTTCAGTGTCAGATGATAGGCTGGTTTTGATCCGGGATCGTGGCGGGCGTGCAGGGCTTCCGACCAGATATCGCCGGTTTGCTCTGCGACCTCAGCAATGGCCTTGTCCGAGGAACGCGCCACGGCTCGCGCGCGGGAGAGCTCCACCACTGCGCCTTGCGGCGGGCGGGCGTGAACATCGACCGCTGCAGAAGGCACATGCCAGATGCCACCGTCAAAATCTTCAATAAGCAGATAGCGCGTATCGCGAAGTTCATCCTCCGGGCCATAAGCCTTCACGACCCCGCGAATGGGGGCGGCGTCTTTCGCGCGGTCCTGAACAAATCGAATGTCGGACTCTCGTTCGCCGAATTCAGCGGCAAGTGTGCGGATGATATCGCCGCGCCGTGCTCTGCGTTTTAGCTGCTCTTGCCAGTCCTGTTTCATTCGCCAGGAGAGCGTGCCGTCCTGTTCAGCCAGGCCAAGAGATTCAAGGTGCCTGATGCGCGCGAAGCGCAAGGACCGATCAAACCGCTCTTTGCTCGAGCTTGCATCACCTAGCCTGAATGCGCCGTTCTCCAATCGCGTTTCGATCTCGGAATCGAGCCCTGTCCAGCGGTCCTGATCCACCTGCTTCTGACGCGCACCCGCGATCTCCAATGTTCGCCTCGGTCCGAGCCGTTGCGTGGCGAGTTCTTCGGCAGCTTCTCGGAGGCCCTTTGTGAGATAGTCCCGCGCGATGACGACATCCTTCATCCGGGCGTCGCGACCCCGCACAACAATATGGGTATGCGGATGGCCTGTATTGTGGTGATCAACGGCGACCCAATCGAGACGCCGCCCGACATCCCTTTCCATTCTCGCCATCAGTTCGCGCGTGGCCTGTTTGAGGTCCCCCATACGTGCGCCATCTTCCGGCGAGACGATGATCCGAAACTGGTGGAGGTCA is a window from the Hyphomonas sp. genome containing:
- a CDS encoding conjugal transfer protein TraG, which codes for MTGTKILIGQIMVVFALIIGAVWLATQMTADALGHQAALGAPWFIAGETPIYKPWRLFQWWYAYEAYAPEVFARGGLIAVSGSALGFLAAIIGSVLRSRHERHVTTYGSARWASAPDLKRAGLFADKGVFLGRWQKRYLRHDGPEHVMAFAPTRSGKGVGLVVPTLLSWTGSAVIHDIKGENWELTSGWRSGFSRCVRFDPTDRRSPKYNPLMGVRRGEHEVRDVQNIADILVDPEGSLERRNHWEKTGHALLVGVILHVLYAEADKTLSGCVRFLSDPKRSFAVTLRIMMTTPHLGERGVHPIVAQAARELLNKSENERSGVLSTAMSFLSLYRDPVIAEITSRSDWRIEDLVEGESPLSLYLVVPPSDLSRTKPLIRLILNQIGRRLTEDLPEKNRRKLLFMLDEFPALGRLDFFESALAFMAGYGIRAYLIAQSLNQIEKAYGPNNSILDNCHVRIAFATNDERTAKRVSDALGTTTELRSQKNYTGHRLAPWLSHLMVSRQETQRALITPGEVMQLSASDEIIMVSGAPPVLARKLCYFKDANFTKRVLSPAPVEWSGQACDAEWTSIVAAPPFQEPEAKKDIGQPDSVSLKRTREPEYTNDDTREKCVREPSADANIDDEIDPTSDQNLETVRRAVAADRGDPDVLPGF
- a CDS encoding ion channel, with protein sequence MAAVQGARSLGYGDITPQGHYPQAAAAFEAVIGVLYTVILLSRLVGMYGTRTATKPSSQRLLV
- a CDS encoding DUF3363 domain-containing protein — encoded protein: MRRVIVKVHIARARGAGPGLFRAHVSYLQRDGVDREGEGGILYDRDQEGISPREFLERSEHDLHQFRIIVSPEDGARMGDLKQATRELMARMERDVGRRLDWVAVDHHNTGHPHTHIVVRGRDARMKDVVIARDYLTKGLREAAEELATQRLGPRRTLEIAGARQKQVDQDRWTGLDSEIETRLENGAFRLGDASSSKERFDRSLRFARIRHLESLGLAEQDGTLSWRMKQDWQEQLKRRARRGDIIRTLAAEFGERESDIRFVQDRAKDAAPIRGVVKAYGPEDELRDTRYLLIEDFDGGIWHVPSAAVDVHARPPQGAVVELSRARAVARSSDKAIAEVAEQTGDIWSEALHARHDPGSKPAYHLTLKRRLEALRRVGIGERLATGEWHIGEDFLERAAAYEAGRSGGVKLSVLSWLSPKMQIDRLGETWIDDLSEDAAAQQQTLKDLKASRQIWLREQGYLGAGQSELMEEQKSKLRALELKRERDTIAVASGRTSVQLAKGDRFEGKLEGHVDLAAGRMAIIGNAKEFALVPWRGSLGRQMGRELTIKRTASGIGWSMDMGRSRGLSR
- a CDS encoding TonB-dependent receptor, with the protein product MNQKFRLNLSGAAILPIAIALATPAYGQVADVPAETEAEREARLTTVTVTARKRDETLINAPVAVTAVSGAELEAQGVTNLEQISARVPGLQVGRGAQTSNIFIRGVGSGINKGFEQSVGLYVDGVYQPRSRQFSQSQFDLQQVEVLRGPQGVLFGKNTVAGAIKLETASPEVGEELNGWVGVTWEPEFNTQSYSGVFSAGLADNLAGRLAIRYTTTDGYVENRVFDRDEAEREDMFARATLAWQPTESLNVETKLSYLEMDGVGKELTINAIDDRLPTPSTIALSQMLHPDFGVSTGDTAYVSFSGNPAFRVGDPPISDTETTESLSGSVKAEWEFDNFTLTSITGYSSFDFAQHHDVDFLPVSFIQNLDEEELDMFSQELRIATDWDGRINFLGGLYYENQDAYIEETTAFNGTFGVLPTSILPGGIVNVAQRTFFDQQAETIALFGELGIDLTDSVTLELGLRYSEDEKSIDKSVVVGAGTPRDFVGLVTPADTIGSADLTEYLTAAATVGGADGLNSAATFAALLNRFAADLNDTRTEDHLDPSVKLRWQYADNGSAYISYSTGYKSGGYNFSPDTAEPDGSPRPGHEFEDEKVTAWEAGIKHQFMGDRARIGAIIFRSELEDLQVTSWSGTSFVVGNAAELQVQGLELDGQFLLSDEIEIGGAFAYLDHEFQSFPGAGCSVIETGLGTCPDSAGVGTKDLAGERGAFAPEFSGNVYLAFNRSFENFDLNARIGANFKDEMFLDGDLDPNAFQEGYTKFDAHVGVEFGRYEFRVFGRNLTDEATYTASVDAPLSPGVYVGWIEEPRVIGAEGRINF